From the genome of Salvia splendens isolate huo1 chromosome 7, SspV2, whole genome shotgun sequence:
ttaattaaaacataatatatataaatatctttacCACTTCAGTTTGTACTGCAGCCACATGACGACTACTAACTACATCAACTATATCTTATGACTGAGATTCATGGAATTAAACCAAATACATTAAATAGCTATGTATATAGTTCCACTAGTTATTTAAACAAGTATAACATCATTGTACTATCCAGAAAATTACAGTAAATCTCCAAAAAAGTTTAACTATGTGAACTACTAGGAAAGTTTGTGAATCAAAAGAATCCAAATATATGCGTTAGAACTGAAAACGAAATAACCACAATATCTCTCTTTCTTGTATACCACCTCGAAAGCCGAAAATAAACAAATTCTTGAAGAAATACAGACACTTTACCAATTGCTTCATCAAGATGTAGATATTTAAATCTATAGTAAACCCCAATTCTAAAAACATGTTGCATAAACTAAACACAAACACCAAAatgcaaaaaatgaaaaaaaaagaacatgTCATGACTCATGATAACATATATACTAATAATTCAAGGTTCACCTATTCATGTGTTCGAATATGAGAAGAAGAGGATCCGAGGTTCCTCTCAGCGCAAAATAGCCTTCCATGTCAAAAATATATCAGGCTGAATTTTGTTGCTGCTGACATGATCCCTCCGATCCTAATATTCTCCACCCAACCAGTTAATGAATGATTAAAGGAAGCGCAATGGAAGCTTCTAGATCAGAGATGAAACCGAGTAGCCACCCATGGTTGAGGGGTCAAACCAAGCACCGGCGCTGCTTGTGCTTGTGCTTGTACTTGTGTTCCATACGTGATCAAAAGAATTAATCTGATCGATAGGGTTTGTGTTTAGGCTCGGGGTTTGGTTCGGGTTCCAAGCCAGTCTATCATCGTAATGGAGCAAAGATGCCATTGTTGAAGTCGTGGAGAAGGAGGAAGATCCGAAGAAGACAGAATTGTTTGCAGCTGATGTGAAAGGCGACGAAGAAGCCACTTGGATCGGCTTCGATGAAAACCCTAACCCGAGACCGTTGATTCGATCGAATCCGGAATCATCTGAAGAAACCCTAAAACTGAAAAGGGGAAAGTTGAGTTTGGGGGGATTAGCATTGAGGCCGTGAAACAAAGGGTTTTGGAGCTGGTTGGAAGGCGGCGGAGGCAGATTTCTGTGCTGCTGGGAGGAGGAGGAGTGGCGCTTGGGGCGCTTGTTTGTGCGGCATCCGCCGCCGACAGGGACGTTGCGGAGGGTGCCGCCTCTGGTCCAGTAGCGCTTGCAGGATTTGCAGAAGTGGCGAGGCTGAGAGAAGCTGTAGTTGTTGTAGTAGCAGAATTTGGTGTTGGAGGAATCGCAGCGAGGGCAGTTGAGAGGGTGGGGAATATTTGGCTTATCGGCCATTGCTTTATTTGGTGTGAAGCTTTTCTGATCATTCAATATTATCTGATTCTGACcaaataaagagaaagaaagagttGGAGATGAGGAGGTTTTAGGGTAAATGTTAACTACAGAATACGGATATTCTTGGACAAAAGCTATAAAACAAAAGATGGGGTCGTTTTTGTTAGTGTAATAATTGAGAcaatgagagagagaagaagggaACCAACCTGTGGTTATTGATTAGTGGTGGGAGAAGAGCTGATCTTGTTGTCACGGTTTCCTACCATTGTtctgaaaggatatgggctagattagattaatatggattaaataattatagttgggctacaattataattagtccataagcccaacaatcatgaaactctaatgactctttgtttatataatggttatttattctccattgtgggagaagagaaatagcgtaacattagagagaaaatacgtaaagctttgtagagagaattcctagctttcttctacggagcaattgtaccgAGGGAtcgttcctgcatcggatcagaatacacgtggacctcgatagtagtggattcaacttgcaggacacaatcctagaagaaaacacaacaacaagtaagatttagtttcgttgtgtattacgtgctcaacttgcaatatgattatgaatctagatctgttattcttgtctgcaatttccgctgcgctcattagatgaatacaagaattcctaacagtggtatcagagctcggggcttgattcataattaattttgtttcctaattattttgtggatgattttagaaatcaaaattatgaaataagaTTTCAAAATTCTTGCAATCGAATCCgatttgatttgattcattCAAAATTGGAATTTTCACGAAATTCAAACGAAATCTTCAACTTAGATTTCaaactaataaattattattttatcaaacgAAATCTTCAACTTAGATTTCaaactaataaattattattttatcattattttgaatattaataataagtgtgtttttaatattattttagaattaatattaaatatctgtttatattattttggaattgatatagatcagataataaatttattaattggattaatggattaatgagcaagaatttgttaatattattattttggaataataaataatatgtGTGTGCTTGATGATGATTTGGAATTATCACttgatttacaaatttattaatttagaattaatatagattggattaatttcattaattagattaacaaaTTGGGACATAGTTATCATGtggaaatgataatatatactccacaacacaatattaatttggaattaatattaaatatatataattatattaatttagaattaatataattaaatccacatttaattagagaataaaatttgattttatttgttgagcattatttgatatcttatgtgataagcatgctatttgattttatgcttatttttttaactatagtagttagagaccaTTTTATTGtttgggtaggcggcgcccagtatgtgtagtccgtgttatactatgtctgggtaggcggcgcccagtaattgtttgaagtttaatattggatattatattcacagaactagtatcacacttttccccacaaagtataagtcttgttttgaaacaaacgcgtcgtccatcacaattgtttgatgttcttagtcttttcgaccacgagttttacgccctcgcgtttactctaaatctacaaggtttaggctcattcatagatgcatggttggcatcgtgtgatggggttgacttgcttaaattattttgagtagccctCGCAACCAGAATAGTTTATGGacgtatattaattagattaataaaccaagaattgtaaaattgttgttacaattggcttggaggcctacctggtgatattattgtagtcatcagccctcgcagaggctgcaataatatagacttggatcttggaccactaaaatttatattagatataaattcgtattttatgtttggaggacataatatatgttaaaattagtggaagctaatcaatacaataaacccttgtttgattagtgatgcgattgtgatctttgtatgcttttctaatttgcttttcgttttattttctgttcagataatatgtcaaacttatcttatgagtgtatgatggaaacaaacaaattgactaggtcaaatttcacggagtggcagagagactgcccaaaactcaaggcacaaggtgcaatgagtgggagctcagctatgtttgtcattgagataaatatgtctatgaataactcacaatcctgggtattggataccgcttgtggttcacacatttgtaataatgtgcaaggtttaattgacagcaggaaagtgaggcctggggaagtagacctacgtgttggaaatggagcaaaagttgttgccgaacgcgtgggaacttatagattagatcttccctcaggacataaactagatttacataattgttatttcgttccagttatttcaaagaatattatttccattccgatgttggacatcgaaggtttttccttccattttgcaaacagcaggtgctcgttttctaataatggattattttatggaaatgcctctttagagaatggattatatatgcttgaatgcaaacgggatattctcaatgtgcaaaataaaagacttaagctatgtaatacggataatgctacttatctttggcattgtagacttggtcatatcaatgagaaaaggatagcgagattgagaaagttagactatctaaattcatttgattttgaatcatatggtgcttgtgaattctgtctcaaaggaaagatgactaataagccactttctgggaaaggggtgcgtgctaatgatgttctagagttgatccacacagatgtgtgcggaccgtttccaactcaagcaaaaggtggttattcgtacttcattactttcactgatgatttgacaaggtatggatatgtgtatcttatgaaacacaaatctgaggcctttgagaaatttatagagtttaagtgtgaagttgagaaacaacttgggaaaggtataaaaactcttcgatcagatcgaggaggggaatacttgagccgagaatttcttgattacttgaaatcgcatggaattcagtcggactggacacctcctggtacaccacaaatgaatggagtatctgaaaggagaaaccgaacactattagatatggttcgatccatgatgagtttagctagtcttcctttatttctctggggtcatgctttattgactgctatttacattctgaatagagttccatctaatcagttgagaaaacaccatatgagttatggtatggcaaaaagccttgtcttaactatatgcggacctggggttgtccagcttttgttaagaaacaaatgactgataagttggaatctaaaagtgagaagtgttactttgtgggatatcctaaacaaactaggggatacgatttctactgtcctgaaaatcacaaggtgataacatcaaggaatgtgacgttccttgaagacagttatgtctgcaaggaacaaggtcaaaatacagtagatcttgaagaaattcaagaaccacaagttaacaatgaggatgatgtattgtcaaatggtttgaacaataactcagtgggagtttttgatgatctattgggaggggaaaatactattagaggagaccttagatggactctcgaagaacctcctcaagacaatgagatgcatcaaatacaagatgatacaatagttgcatcacctctacctcaagaagatcatagtgatattcctgggcctactcacaatcagaatgaacagcccgagccagaaggaaaccaactcaataggcctagaaggattcgtcgtgcacctgagagactgaatctaatggttgagaaccaagacgatgaagttgatttagatgatgatgagcctaagacctataccgaggcggtgtcggacaccgatcgagagaagtggcttgaagccttgatatctgaaatggactcgatgtacttcaacttagtctgggaactagttgacttgccagatggggtttaccccataggttgcaaatggatcttcaaaaaagaagagagatgcagatggcaaagtacaaacctacaaggctaggttagtggaaaagggttatagtcagcgcgaaggcattgactatgatgaaaccttttcgccagttgctaagatcaagtccattaggatattacttgcaattgctgcatactacaatttcgacatttggcaaatggatgtcaaaaccgcatttctcaatggagaattagaagacgatgtctatatgacacagccagaaggttttgtatcgaaagaaaggccgaatgcagtgtgcaagctaaagaagtccatctatggacttaagcaagcttcgaggagttggaatatttgttttgacagaacaatcaaatcgtttggtttcgtcagaagcaaagaggatccatgtgtttatagtaaacgcgaaAATGGAAACGTCGTATAccttatcatatatgttgatgacatcttgattatgggaagcgatcgttccatgatgcaatccgtgaaagaatggttgtctagttcctttatgatgaaggatctgggtgatgcttcctacatccttggaatcaagatctatcgagatagaccgaataggatgttgggattatcacaatccaagacatagacaagttgctaaggcgcttctcaatggataattctaagaaaggttttcttcctatgggacatggcattgtattgtcaaagaaggattgtccttctaatgacaaagaaagagacaacatgaaaaggattCTGTATGCTTCGGCaataggatctattatgtatgccatgatttctactaggccagatgtggcctatgcgcttagcatgacaggcagatttcagcaaaatcccggtgaagaacattggaaaactgttaagactattcttaagtaccttagaaggactaaagaatatttcttagtctatggtggacaaccagagttatcagttactgggtacactgatgctagtttccaaacagaccatgacgactataagtctcagtctggatatgtttttgtcctcaatggtggagcagtgagttggaatagttccaaacaaggtacaactgccgattccaccactgaagccgagtatattgctgcatttgaagctgccaaagaagttgttgctttgttagagttcgttaaagaactgggtgtcattccgagtgccaatagtgcaatacctttgtattgtgacaacactggtgctattgcgcaagcaaaagaacccagagctacgaacagaaacaagcatgttcccagaagatatcatctgatcagagaaataattgaaagaggcgacataaaattagaaagagtacccactgatgataacttggctgatcctttcaccaaaccgttatgtatagcaaaacacaacaagcactttgagagcttaggtgttatgcatgttggtagatggctttgaatcagtgggagttacagttttatatgtcttagaaacattttgtgttgagacaatattacttgatcacattatatgaaaattttatttcctatgggttttgtgcacttattggaataattgttttaaatgtttgattttattctaaatatttgttcccttgaattatgattgtcgttaatggtgtgagacattaatgatatagtataattctaaaatagccctagccaatgatcatcaagaatgggatattgatgatatgtcataggttagcatggggtttgcatcacattcttcgagaatgtagttgttctcacaactatgagatattagatactcgtgatggacacatggtatactttggagagtattggtataccctactattaaactgttttgttaagtgtctacagtttattagtacatgaagtatgtaatagtccttggatctgaggtcattacgcattttgtttgttgagtggtgtgctttgaccttgtacaacgctttgcctcccctcggaggattaagacacggacttgtgttgggtacatcataagataaatggaaatggtagttgagccaagaatgagattcattcctcgattagaatttcgagagaacactcaaattctctatattacttgaccattaagtcattggccaatgcaaagatatattcaattaaagtaattgaatatgatcgaatgggttatttaataaagatgagataaagtgattgagctatttggatgacacatgacaaatcttaggctcaatcgggtggttcgtgaatgaaaggatattactataaattttgtgtaaaggcttgtttaccgaattcacgtaaacgtccttcatatatcgagctacgctgccaacgcagtctaggagttttgtgcagacttcgattagatcgtcgtcgataatgagggcctaaagggtcacactataagtgtattttgatccgctcaagggtacaaagttggaactgcgtattatatctaatgctagtccaagtgggagactgaaaggatatgggctagattagattaatatggattaaataattatagttgggctacaattataattagtccataagcccaacaatcatgaaaccctaatgactctttgtttATATAATGGTTATTATTGTGGGAGAAGagaaatagcgtaacattagagagaaaatacgtaaagctttgtagagagaattcctagctttcttctacggagcaattgtaccgAGGGAtcgttcctgcatcggatcagaatacacatggacctcgatagtagtggattcaacttgcaagACACAATCctagaagaaaacacaacaacaagtaagatttagtttcgttgtgtattacgtgctcaacttgcaatatgattatgaatctagatctgttattcttgtctataATTTCCgttgcgctcattagatgaatacaagaattcctaacatgTTCATCTTTCACACAAAGTGGAATCTGGTTTTTAACCAAAGAGTAGCAATATCAAGACAAGGAGATGCTGAGGATGTTTTAATTTAAAGCCATGAATGCAAATTAGAGTTTAATTTGCTTCTTCAACTATTAGTTAATTAGTTTCACGTGAAGGGCAGCAAGAGCATCACTTCAATTACTTTTTGAGTTTTCACACATTTTATGTACGTTTGCCTTAGACGGTCTCGATCATCCACTTTTTAATACAATAAATTAGAATGTGTTAATTCTGCATTAAGGGATCTAAATATTCCCCCCAATTCTTTTTCGAAAAATGGCTAGAAGTCAAACTCATCCGGCGGTCTAATTTGAGAGGAgaatatagtagtaattttttgtaTTAATGAAAAGTAGGGATTTTTCGGTGTGGGTCACAAGCATATATAGTTGCAGCGCACTTCATAGcaagattttatgcaataaaacaTTAACTTAGAATGGAAATAGACAGAATCACACCTCAAACACACACTTACAACGCGAAAATGAAGGCAGAGAAACGTTATTAAAGCAATGGAGTTAAGGAATTTATTAACCAACAACTCCGGCATTAAAGAAAAGTAGGAATACTTAATTTACTATAGGATTACAGGAAAGCAAGAAACAGCCATCTTCATAGAATGTTATGTAAACAAATAGACAAAAAAATATTCGGAGTTGTAATTCTAGATGTTGCTTGGAATAGACACAGATGATCAATGAAGGGATTAAGCACGAGTTATAAGTAGATGGAGGCCACTAATCCAGGTATATAATGGCTATAATTAGACTAATATGGGAATACGGGGACCACAAGCGATAcgattatattattattattattattattattattatttaattagttaattatggatttgcatatctttttcatatcttttatcttgctcattaagttagtatccactattataaatagtggacattgttagtcTTTTTGAtcaattcaagaaatatcaattatccttctattttatcttctcttactctcttccctttcaaacgtgcaaaatgcacaaaaccctaattttgacgccggattgatcgacgggcaaaagctcctgcgacgttcgacgcaaaatctacgagttaaggaacttcatccttaacaattggtgctttcatcgtgatctcTTCCTCCGAATCGCTGTCTACATGTCGTATAGCTACACCGGATATCAACTCCGGCAGGCGGATTACCACCCATGGCAGCCCTTATCTCAACCCCTGCTCCATCCGATCAGAGCGTTAGATCAACaaccatcatatccatatccacaggatgggagactccacccacaacaccatccctacCAAGCATGTCAACCCACTtcctgggacccgccatggctgcgccaggaaactgcgtatcagcaaccatcgtcctacgagccagatttgtactcgccaccaccgccctcttgttgggacccgccaAGGTTGTGCACGCAGCATGGATACTCTCAGCCTTATCAACCGCCTCAGCAGCCACACCACACCGCGCTCAGACAACCCACTAGCTGGGATCCACCTGCCTACTGGGAGACACCGGGACAACGCCCCTTCCACGAGGTCTCGGCATACGATCATCCGCTGCCCCCCAACCATAACTCAGGATGGAATCAGCCCGCGCCACAGCCACCTTGTCCGGCCACCACCACGGCACATCCGACTCTCGCACAACTTCAACAATTGTTGGAAGCGTGCTACAGGATGGAGTCTCGCCTTGTTGCAGCCGACCGACGCATCGACAACATGCTTCCTCCCGAGCTGCCTGAACCTGCGCAGCCCTACGGCTCTCAAATTTTTGGGTTTGGGGACCTCGTTCAGCACCTTCCTCCATCAGGAAATAGCAAGGCTTCGCCGGGGCCGTCGGATTTAGTCCCCTACGACTCATTGGCTCCGCCGCAGCAGTCGAGTACAACGCCACCACCCTTTGCGTTGCTTCCCGATACCGCCCTCGAGCCGCCGTATGCTCTGTCCAAGACTTCAATTGGGAATGTTTTAGAGTGCAATAAGAAAGAGATTGTGATTCTTGACTGTGATCGAGTCGAGGAAGGATTTGATGATTCTTCAGAGAAGATTCTACATTCTTCTTCTCGTTTTAGTGGAGTTGAAAAGgttgagaagatagagaagtCCAGTCTGGATTCCGCACGCAAAGAGAAACCGGTTCACGGTTGCATCGAGATTCAGTGCGCGCGACAATTGAATGCTTCTCGATTCAAGATTCCCCAAGTCCAGATTGGTTTGGGTAGTTCCATTGTGGACAACGCATCGCTGAAATTATTGAGTGATTCATCTCATGTCAGGGTTGtcgcaagtatgaatcatcgatcaacatcgctcgacgccgatgcctggttgattcctccgcaaaatgacactctatgcttgagcattcatggacgcattgatacagggagacgctcaactattcggtgtatgtttgacccaggaggattcctcgacactcatcgttgcttcatggtgcccaccttgaggacaaggtggatttcaaccgtgggggagttgatacgattattattattattattattatttagttagttaattatggatttgcatatctttatCATATCGTTtatcttgctcattaagttagtatcgactattataaatagtggacattgttagtcattttgatcaattcaagaaatatcatttatccttctattttatctGCTCTTACTCTCTTccctttcaaacgtgcaaaacgcacaaaaccctaattttgacgccggattgatcgacgggcaaaagctcccacgacgttcgacgcaaaatctacgagttaaggaactttaTCCTTAACAACAAGTCTCTATCTTGGATTTGTGGTCCTTTGAATGATAGGACAATTGTACTACTATTTGATACGGAGTATAAAAAAACATTCAAATCATTTTGTTAAAGATTTGAACAATAACCAATTAGGAAATACGTATAcaatattgtactccctccatccgcaaataggagtcccatttttccattttagtccgttcgTGAATAGGAGTCTTGTTTCACTTTTACCAAAAGTAGTAGCAATAGGGTTttacattccactcacatttaatttaaaactaatatatacaaatgagactcatattccactaattttttcactcacttttttccacacacatttttaaaaatttcttcAAACTCGTGccaccaagaaatgagacttcaGATGGCCGACGGAGGGaatagtatatatttatatcgCCTACAGCCCAAAGAGGAGGAATCTAGGTGGGCTGGTGGGTGGTGTCTAGGCCTAGGTAGATGCTATCACTATAAAGATGAGCTAAATCGCATTTGGCCCAAAGCTTTCCATCTAACCATGTGAATGGATACATCTTTCAATTTTGTGTAAGATGAAAAGAAAAGGCAAACACCAACTACAAAGGAAGGTAGCATTCCTTGGGTCAGTCACAGCATCCGGTTACTGGCGACAAGAACCAATTGAATATCGATTGACAGACCGGTACAGTTCAGTTATAACCTAACCGGTCAAATAAGCATTTTTAATGGTGCAATTAAACGTAAAGAAATGAGTAAAAATTTAAGTAAACAAGCTCGAAAAGTACCGCCCTATTAGGTAAGAGAAGCAACAAggaaacaaagaaaacacaccACCACTTAGAAGTTAGACATCAAATTCTGAATCCAAACTAGTAATATTTATGTGTCATGTTTATAACTTTGTTATCTATAATAGCAAATGTATCATTGCATATGGATTTGGATTCATAGTGGATGTGTTTTACACAAGACACTCAAAGAAGCAACATAGTCATACCAAATACTGAAGTGGGATTCATTACAATCAAATAAATTGTAAAACTTAACATTTCATTATTTCATGACTAAATcacatatactccctctatcctaTAAAGTTTGTCACATAGTTCCATTTCCGTTTgcctcatttcacttttatcatttttgacAGTGGACCACACATTTCACCAACTCATTCtccctcacattttattataaaactaatatacaaaaGTAATACTCACATTCCGCTAACATTTTAACCCAGTTTTCATTACAATTCTTTAAATCGTATCTTGTTAAAATGTGGCAAACTTTACTAGACCAAGAGAGTAATAAAAGAGAAGACAATCATGCTTAGATTAGGCTAGACTCCTAAGATCCTGCCTACTTGAACAACTGACTCTAAAATGGCCAAGGCACGACCATACCCCAAAACTGTGGCCGTGTCGCCCAGTTGCGCAGCGGACACGAGCACCATACTCTcacagtgtacatgctgaactcGCATCGCGTCGCCTCTGTTTTCCTGTGGGGCCCACTGCCTATTGATAAACCTGGCACCCAACCAAGAACCCGTAACTAAAATCCCCACTTTTTATCCTCCACCACAGTAATAAATCTTTGTTCGACAAAACAATGCAACTATTGCACCGTCCAtcacaagaaaaatcaaagATTTGGACGTAGCACAAGCTAAACAGCTGTCCTTGTACAAATGTGGACCAAAACAAATACTCCACACAGTACCCACAACTTTATGACCTAACAAAACTTAATAATATATGTACCAAGACATTGAATTGAAACTCACTACTTTCACAACAAAAATA
Proteins encoded in this window:
- the LOC121810932 gene encoding dof zinc finger protein DOF1.4-like, producing the protein MADKPNIPHPLNCPRCDSSNTKFCYYNNYSFSQPRHFCKSCKRYWTRGGTLRNVPVGGGCRTNKRPKRHSSSSQQHRNLPPPPSNQLQNPLFHGLNANPPKLNFPLFSFRVSSDDSGFDRINGLGLGFSSKPIQVASSSPFTSAANNSVFFGSSSFSTTSTMASLLHYDDRLAWNPNQTPSLNTNPIDQINSFDHVWNTSTSTSTSSAGAWFDPSTMGGYSVSSLI